Proteins found in one bacterium genomic segment:
- the moaC gene encoding cyclic pyranopterin monophosphate synthase MoaC, with the protein MKSTHIDTSGRARMVDVSDKPDAKRTAAAEAIVRLGAEAFALVRDGQVKKGDVLAVAQIAGIQAAKRTPELIPLCHPLPINGVSIDFAFDNDAASLSIVARVVTTALTGVEMEAMTAASVAALTVYDMCKSVTKGITIERVRLIEKTGGKSGDYRVG; encoded by the coding sequence TTGAAAAGCACGCACATCGACACATCCGGCCGCGCGCGCATGGTGGACGTGTCGGACAAGCCGGACGCGAAACGCACCGCCGCCGCGGAGGCGATCGTGCGCCTTGGCGCCGAGGCGTTCGCGCTCGTGCGCGACGGGCAGGTGAAAAAGGGCGACGTGCTCGCGGTCGCGCAGATCGCCGGCATCCAGGCCGCCAAGCGCACGCCCGAACTGATCCCGCTCTGCCACCCGCTGCCGATCAATGGCGTGTCGATCGACTTCGCGTTCGACAACGACGCCGCATCGCTTTCGATCGTCGCCCGCGTCGTCACCACCGCGCTGACGGGCGTGGAGATGGAAGCCATGACCGCCGCGAGCGTCGCCGCGCTGACGGTGTATGACATGTGCAAGTCGGTCACCAAGGGCATCACGATCGAGCGCGTTCGCCTGATCGAAAAGACGGGCGGAAAAAGCGGCGATTATCGGGTAGGGTGA